From a region of the Aeoliella mucimassa genome:
- a CDS encoding alpha/beta hydrolase → MARKHLLILLFTGAILTMSWPADAQRPGRVRPQPRWLPDSLELTADIPYADTDNPRQRLDLLLPTERKSDKPLPVIAFIHGGAWRAGDKSGGIRRVAPFAKTGEYAVVSIGYRLTDEAQWPEQSYDCKAAIRWIRAHAEKYQLDADKIGIWGTSAGGHLVAMLGTSGDVEKLEGTLGSHTDQSSRVACVVDFFGPTDFVKMNAKADKSASMDHDSARSPESLLIGGPIQEHLDKVATASPLTYVTNDDPPFLIVHGTRDPLVAFNQSELLHEALQKVEVPSTLITIEGAGHGQGFPPETMQLVRKFFDHQLRGIETQWNDQTLQAQSAPARQ, encoded by the coding sequence ATGGCACGTAAACACCTGCTGATTTTGTTATTCACCGGAGCAATACTCACCATGAGTTGGCCCGCCGACGCGCAGCGGCCAGGCCGAGTTCGCCCGCAACCGCGTTGGCTTCCCGACTCGCTGGAGCTTACCGCCGATATTCCTTACGCCGATACCGACAACCCACGGCAACGGCTCGACCTTCTGCTGCCGACCGAGCGGAAGAGCGATAAACCGCTGCCGGTGATCGCGTTCATCCATGGCGGAGCCTGGCGGGCCGGCGACAAAAGTGGCGGAATCCGCCGCGTCGCCCCGTTCGCCAAAACAGGGGAGTACGCAGTCGTGAGCATCGGCTATCGACTCACCGACGAAGCCCAGTGGCCCGAGCAAAGCTACGACTGCAAGGCAGCGATTCGTTGGATTCGCGCACATGCTGAAAAGTACCAGCTCGATGCCGACAAGATCGGTATCTGGGGCACCTCGGCCGGTGGTCATCTCGTCGCTATGCTCGGCACCAGCGGCGACGTCGAGAAACTCGAAGGCACCCTCGGCTCGCATACTGATCAATCGTCGCGGGTTGCTTGTGTGGTCGATTTCTTTGGTCCTACTGACTTTGTAAAGATGAATGCCAAGGCCGACAAAAGCGCGAGCATGGATCACGACTCGGCTCGCTCGCCGGAGTCGCTGCTGATCGGCGGGCCGATTCAGGAGCACCTCGACAAAGTCGCCACGGCCAGCCCGCTGACTTACGTGACCAACGACGATCCTCCCTTCCTGATTGTGCATGGTACTCGCGACCCCCTGGTTGCATTCAATCAATCGGAACTGCTGCACGAAGCGTTGCAAAAGGTGGAAGTCCCCTCGACGCTGATCACCATCGAGGGAGCCGGCCACGGGCAGGGCTTCCCGCCCGAAACGATGCAGCTGGTCAGGAAGTTTTTCGACCATCAGCTTCGCGGCATCGAAACGCAGTGGAACGACCAAACACTGCAGGCGCAATCCGCCCCCGCCCGGCAGTAG